Proteins from a genomic interval of Zingiber officinale cultivar Zhangliang chromosome 2A, Zo_v1.1, whole genome shotgun sequence:
- the LOC122041772 gene encoding phytochrome A-like, whose amino-acid sequence MSSSRPSRPSQSSTSSSRSWHSARIVAQTTVDAKLDAEFEEYGGSFDYSQSVSALRETPGEERRSEKVTAYLQHIQKGKLIQPFGCLLALDEKAFKVIAYSENAPEMLTMVSHTVPSVGDHPTLGIGTDVRSLFTSPSTAALQKALGFVEVSLLNPILVHCKTSGKPFYAIVHRVTGCLIIDFEPVKPSEVPMTAAGALQSYKLAAKAIAKLQSLPGGNMQRLCNTVIEEVFDLTGYDRVMVYKFHDDDHGEVFAEITKPGLEPYLGLHYPATDIPQAARFLFMKNKVRIICDCRAKPVKIYQDDKLPFDITFCGSTLRAPHSCHLQYMENMNSIASLVMAVAVNESGENEDAETEQQQQKRKRLWGLVVCHNESPRFVPFPLRYACEFLMQVFAIHVSKEFELENQIREKNILRTQTLLCDMLLKETSPVGIVTQTPNIMDLVKCDGAALLYQNKIWRLGLVPTESQIRDIAYWLTENHMDSTGLSTDSLSDAGYPGASALGDDACGMAAARITSKDVLFWFRSHTASEVRWGGAKHDPADKDDGRRMHPRSSFKAFLEVVKMKSSSWMDYEMDAIHSLQLILRGTLNEAGNLNKQETLDSKINDLKLEGLVELQAVTNEMVRLIETATAPILAVDIDGIVNGWNLKIAELTGLSVDKAIGKHLLGLVEECSVDAVRRMLHLALQGKEEQNVQFQMKTYGPKEDEGPVILVVNACASRDVEDNVVGVCFVAQDMTSHKMAMDKFTRIEGDYKAIIHNPSPLIPPIFGADAFGWCSEWNAAMTKLSGWQRDEVIDKMLLGEVFGSHVAFCRMKSQDAYVNLSIIVNNAMTGQETEKSPFSFINRDGKVVECLLSVSKKVDEEGVIRGIFCFLHIASHELQHVLHVKQISEQAVMKRLKALSYIRHEIRNPLSGIMYTRKLLEDTELCNEQKQLLDTGTMCQRQINKILNDLDLESIMDSWLDLEMVEFALQDVVVTAVSQVMIASEAKGVSIIYDISGDSMNEGVYGDNLRLQQILADFLLLSVKSSPAGGQIELAVNLAKDQLGKSLHVIHLELRITHSGGGVPEELLSQMFGNSEAPSEEGLSLLVCRKLLKLMNGDVRYLREASKSVFIVSVELASAQRPQGIRSWTSV is encoded by the exons ATGTCGTCGTCGCGGCCGTCGCGGCCGTCGCAGTCGTCCACCAGCTCGAGCAGGAGCTGGCACAGCGCGCGGATAGTGGCGCAGACCACCGTGGACGCAAAGCTCGACGCCGAATTCGAGGAGTACGGCGGGTCCTTCGACTACTCGCAGTCGGTGTCGGCGCTGCGCGAGACGCCGGGGGAGGAGCGGCGGAGCGAGAAGGTGACGGCCTACCTGCAGCACATCCAGAAGGGGAAGCTCATCCAGCCCTTCGGATGCCTGTTGGCTCTCGACGAGAAGGCCTTCAAGGTGATCGCCTACAGCGAGAACGCTCCGGAGATGCTTACCATGGTCAGCCACACCGTCCCCAGTGTCGGCGACCACCCGACGCTCGGCATCGGCACCGACGTCCGCTCCCTCTTCACCTCCCCTAGCACGGCGGCGCTGCAGAAGGCCCTCGGCTTCGTGGAGGTCTCCCTCCTCAACCCCATCCTAGTCCACTGCAAGACATCCGGCAAGCCCTTCTACGCTATCGTGCATCGCGTCACCGGCTGCTTGATCATCGACTTCGAGCCAGTGAAGCCCAGCGAGGTGCCCATGACCGCCGCCGGCGCTCTGCAGTCCTACAAGCTCGCCGCAAAAGCCATAGCCAAGCTTCAATCTTTACCCGGTGGCAACATGCAGAGGCTCTGCAATACCGTAATAGAAGAGGTGTTCGATCTCACCGGCTACGACAGGGTGATGGTTTACAAGTTCCACGACGACGACCATGGCGAGGTCTTCGCGGAGATCACAAAACCCGGTCTCGAACCTTACCTGGGACTGCATTATCCCGCGACTGACATTCCCCAGGCTGCTCGGTTTCTTTTCATGAAGAACAAAGTGCGAATCATCTGCGATTGCCGCGCCAAGCCGGTGAAGATCTACCAAGACGACAAGCTTCCCTTCGACATCACCTTCTGCGGCTCCACCCTCAGAGCACCGCATAGCTGTCACTTGCAGTACATGGAGAACATGAACTCGATCGCATCGCTGGTTATGGCCGTGGCTGTCAACGAAAGTGGAGAGAACGAGGACGCGGAGACTGAGCAACAgcaacagaagaggaagaggctTTGGGGCCTCGTCGTGTGCCACAACGAGAGCCCCAGGTTTGTACCTTTCCCCTTGAGATATGCCTGTGAGTTCCTAATGCAGGTGTTCGCCATTCATGTGAGCAAGGAGTTCGAGCTAGAGAACCAGATTCGAGAGAAGAACATCCTGCGCACCCAAACCCTGCTCTGCGATATGCTCCTCAAAGAAACTTCGCCTGTAGGAATTGTAACTCAGACTCCAAATATCATGGATCTGGTAAAATGTGATGGTGCTGCACTTCTTTACCAGAACAAGATCTGGCGACTCGGTTTGGTGCCTACTGAATCGCAGATTCGCGACATCGCCTACTGGCTCACGGAGAATCACATGGATTCGACAGGTTTGAGTACTGATAGCCTCTCGGATGCCGGATATCCGGGTGCTTCAGCTCTTGGTGATGATGCTTGTGGAATGGCTGCTGCAAGGATAACTTCTAAGGATGTCCTCTTTTGGTTCAGATCCCATACCGCTTCTGAAGTTCGATGGGGAGGTGCGAAACATGACCCTGCTGACAAGGATGATGGCCGGAGAATGCACCCCAGATCGTCGTTCAAAGCTTTCCTTGAAGTCGTAAAAATGAAAAGCTCTTCTTGGATGGACTACGAGATGGATGCCATCCACTCACTGCAGCTTATACTAAGGGGGACTCTGAATGAAGCTGGCAATTTGAACAAACAGGAAACTTTAGATTCCAAGATCAATGACCTAAAGCTAGAAGGCCTGGTGGAGCTACAGGCAGTGACGAATGAAATGGTCCGCCTAATCGAAACAGCTACCGCCCCAATTTTGGCTGTAGATATCGATGGTATCGTAAATGGGTGGAATCTCAAAATTGCTGAACTTACAGGTCTTTCAGTTGATAAGGCCATAGGGAAACATTTACTTGGACTTGTCGAAGAATGCTCGGTCGATGCTGTGAGGAGGATGCTTCACTTGGCATTACAAG GGAAGGAGGAACAAAATGTGCAATTTCAAATGAAAACTTATGGTCCCAAGGAGGACGAAGGTCCGGTCATATTGGTTGTGAATGCTTGTGCGAGTCGTGATGTCGAGGATAACGTAGTTGGTGTTTGCTTTGTGGCTCAAGACATGACTAGTCATAAGATGGCGATGGACAAGTTCACTCGGATTGAAGGAGACTATAAAGCCATTATCCACAATCCGAGCCCGCTGATTCCTCCGATATTCGGTGCAGATGCTTTTGGATGGTGTTCGGAATGGAATGCAGCTATGACCAAGTTATCGGGATGGCAGAGAGACGAAGTGATTGATAAAATGTTATTAGGTGAGGTTTTTGGAAGTCATGTTGCGTTCTGCAGAATGAAGAGTCAAGATGCCTATGTGAACCTCAGCATCATTGTTAACAATGCAATGACTGGGCAGGAAACCGAGAAGTCTCCCTTTAGTTTTATCAATCGCGACGGTAAGGTTGTAGAGTGCCTATTGTCGGTGAGCAAGAAAGTCGACGAGGAAGGGGTCATTAGAGGGATCTTTTGCTTTTTGCACATTGCTAGCCATGAGCTGCAACATGTCCTCCATGTGAAGCAAATTTCTGAACAGGCCGTGATGAAAAGATTGAAGGCACTTTCTTACATAAGGCATGAGATCAGGAATCCCCTTTCCGGTATCATGTACACAAGAAAGTTACTTGAAGATACCGAATTGTGCAATGAACAGAAGCAACTTCTCGACACTGGAACTATGTGTCAGCGCCAGATAAATAAGATTCTCAATGACTTGGATCTAGAGAGCATCATGGATAG TTGGTTGGATCTCGAAATGGTCGAGTTTGCACTCCAGGATGTGGTGGTCACTGCTGTAAGCCAAGTCATGATTGCTAGTGAGGCAAAGGGAGTCAGCATAATCTACGACATATCTGGTGACTCCATGAATGAGGGTGTTTATGGTGACAATCTTAGGCTTCAGCAAATACTGGCCGATTTCTTGCTCTTGTCTGTTAAGTCCTCCCCTGCTGGTGGTCAGATTGAGCTTGCCGTTAATCTTGCCAAAGATCAGTTGGGAAAATCTCTTCATGTTATACATCTTGAACTGAG GATAACACATTCTGGTGGCGGAGTGCCAGAAGAACTGCTGTCCCAGATGTTTGGAAATAGCGAGGCCCCGTCTGAGGAGGGGCTCAGTCTTCTAGTCTGCCGGAAACTGCTGAAGCTCATGAACGGCGATGTTCGCTATCTGAGGGAAGCCAGCAAGTCAGTGTTCATCGTGTCGGTGGAACTCGCCTCTGCCCAGAGGCCTCAGGGTATAAGGTCATGGACATCAGTTTGA